The following coding sequences lie in one Phragmites australis chromosome 8, lpPhrAust1.1, whole genome shotgun sequence genomic window:
- the LOC133927227 gene encoding zinc finger CCCH domain-containing protein 45-like isoform X1 → MDDGDGGLSFDFEGGLDSALAAGGPAPSSTDPGGGGAGPGLYGRGRGRGRGSYRQTVCRHWLRGLCMKGEACGFLHQFDKARMPVCRFFRDFGECRESDCAYKHSYDDVKECNMYKMGFCPNGPSCRYKHVKLPGPPPPVEEVLQKILQMRSFNKYGQHRNNNYNQQVERPQHPQGSGLPNQNSTENATATTQPAAGQQAQTMRQQPPQQQQNPNTNEQVQGVSNGHQATRIATPLPQGPSRYFIVKSCNRENLEISVQQGIWATQRSNEAKLNEAFESIENVILIFSINRTRHFQGCAKMTSRIGGYIGGGNWKSAHGMAHYGRNFSIQWLKILLVWLNQIVNHSFVNCHFRKLIICAIHTMIISLLRLVQISRDCQELEPFIGEQLASLLYLEPDSELTAMLIAAEAKREEEKAKGVSVDEAADNQDIMLFDDNEEEEEEESEEEEESGQESQGRGRGRGMMWPPQMPMMRRVGPMMGGRSFPPNMMGDGFGFGSGFGMPDPFGVPRCFPPFGGPRFPGDFTRGGPMPGMVFPGRPPQPGGLFPMGLDMMGPGRGLLMGGMGMGRPGRPNRPMGMAPFMPPPPPNNRVAKREQRKPGGDRSDKYETASDQGSRGRDNTGNSGGDGSRSQSGDRYGRSALRDDDSESEEEAAPRRSRKP, encoded by the exons AtggacgacggcgacggcggcctgAGCTTCGACTTCGAGGGCGGCCTCGACTCGGCCCTGGCGGCTGGGGGGCCCGCGCCGTCCTCGACTGACCCTGGCGGGGGCGGGGCCGGGCCGGGCCTGtacggccgcggccgcggccgcggccgcggtaGCTACCGTCAGACGGTATGCCGGCACTGGCTGCGGGGGCTGTGCATGAAGGGTGAGGCGTGCGGGTTCCTTCACCAGTTCGACAAGGCCCGCATGCCCGTGTGTCGCTTCTTCCGCGACTTCGGCGAGTGCCGCGAGTCGGACTGCGCCTACAAGCACTCGTACGACGACGTCAAGGAGTGCAACAT GTATAAGATGGGATTTTGCCCCAATGGTCCTAGTTGCCGGTACAAGCATGTCAAGCTACCTGGGCCACCACCTCCTGTCGAGGAAGTTCTCCAGAAGATTTTGCAGATGCGCTCTTTCAACAAATACGGTCAGCATAGAAACAATAACTATAATCAGCAGGTGGAGAGACCTCAACATCCACAGGGTTCAGGGTTGCCTAACCAGAATTCAACAGAAAATGCTACTGCTACAACGCAACCAGCTGCTGGACAACAAGCACAAACGATGCGCCAACAGCCaccacagcagcagcagaatcCAAATACAAATGAGCAGGTCCAAGGTGTTTCAAATGGCCATCAAGCCACTAGAATCGCGACACCCCTTCCACAAGGGCCATCTAG GTACTTCATTGTTAAAAGTTGCAATCGGGAGAACCTGGAAATATCAGTTCAGCAGGGAATTTGGGCTACTCAGAGGAGTAACGAGGCTAAACTTAATGAAGCTTTTGAATCCATTGAGAATGTTATTCTAATATTCTCAATTAATAGAACTCGCCATTTCCAG GGGTGTGCAAAGATGACTTCTAGGATTGGTGGCTACATTGGAGGTGGAAATTGGAAATCTGCTCATGGAATGGCACATTACGGTCGGAACTTCTCTATACAGTGGCTTAAG atTTTGCTAGTATGGTTAAACCAAATTGTGAATCACAG CTTTGTGAATTGTCATTTCAGAAAACTCATCATCTGCGCAATCCATACAATGATAATCTCCCTGTTAAGGTTGG TGCAGATTAGCAGAGATTGCCAGGAATTAGAACCTTTCATTGGTGAGCAGTTGGCTTCCCTGCTTTATCTGGAACCAGACAGTGAACTTACG GCTATGCTAATTGCAGCCGAGGCCaagagagaagaggaaaaggCAAAGGGAGTCAGTGTTGATGAGGCAGCTGATAATCAAGATATCATGCTGTTTGATGAcaatgaagaagaggaggaagaggaaagtgaggaagaagaagaaagtggCCAAGAATCTCAAGGAAGGGGAAGAGGAAGGGGGATGATGTGGCCACCTCAAATGCCAATGATGCGCCGCGTTGGGCCAATGATGGGAGGGCGCAGCTTCCCTCCCAACATGATGGGTGATGGCTTCGGTTTTGGCAGTGGTTTTGGCATGCCTGATCCTTTTGGTGTGCCTCGTTGTTTTCCACCATTTGGTGGCCCAAGGTTTCCCGGTGACTTCACCAGAGGAGGTCCTATGCCTGGTATGGTCTTCCCTGGCAGGCCACCGCAACCTGGAGGCCTCTTCCCTATGGGCCTTGACATGATGGGTCCTGGTCGTGGACTGCTCATGGGAGGCATGGGAATGGGCAGGCCTGGACGACCTAATCGCCCCATGGGTATGGCTCCCTTCATGCCCCCTCCACCTCCAAACAACCGTGTTGCGAAAAGGGAGCAAAGAAAGCCAGGTGGTGACAGGAGCGACAAGTATGAAACAGCGTCGGACCAGGGAAGCAGGGGTCGTGATAATACTGGAAATTCTGGAGGAGATGGATCCAGGTCTCAATCTGGGGACAGATATGGTAGAAGCGCCCTCCGGGATGATGACAGCGAgagcgaagaggaagcagctCCTAGGCGTTCAAGGAAACCATAG
- the LOC133927227 gene encoding zinc finger CCCH domain-containing protein 45-like isoform X3: protein MDDGDGGLSFDFEGGLDSALAAGGPAPSSTDPGGGGAGPGLYGRGRGRGRGSYRQTVCRHWLRGLCMKGEACGFLHQFDKARMPVCRFFRDFGECRESDCAYKHSYDDVKECNMYKMGFCPNGPSCRYKHVKLPGPPPPVEEVLQKILQMRSFNKYGQHRNNNYNQQVERPQHPQGSGLPNQNSTENATATTQPAAGQQAQTMRQQPPQQQQNPNTNEQVQGVSNGHQATRIATPLPQGPSRYFIVKSCNRENLEISVQQGIWATQRSNEAKLNEAFESIENVILIFSINRTRHFQGCAKMTSRIGGYIGGGNWKSAHGMAHYGRNFSIQWLKISRDCQELEPFIGEQLASLLYLEPDSELTAMLIAAEAKREEEKAKGVSVDEAADNQDIMLFDDNEEEEEEESEEEEESGQESQGRGRGRGMMWPPQMPMMRRVGPMMGGRSFPPNMMGDGFGFGSGFGMPDPFGVPRCFPPFGGPRFPGDFTRGGPMPGMVFPGRPPQPGGLFPMGLDMMGPGRGLLMGGMGMGRPGRPNRPMGMAPFMPPPPPNNRVAKREQRKPGGDRSDKYETASDQGSRGRDNTGNSGGDGSRSQSGDRYGRSALRDDDSESEEEAAPRRSRKP, encoded by the exons AtggacgacggcgacggcggcctgAGCTTCGACTTCGAGGGCGGCCTCGACTCGGCCCTGGCGGCTGGGGGGCCCGCGCCGTCCTCGACTGACCCTGGCGGGGGCGGGGCCGGGCCGGGCCTGtacggccgcggccgcggccgcggccgcggtaGCTACCGTCAGACGGTATGCCGGCACTGGCTGCGGGGGCTGTGCATGAAGGGTGAGGCGTGCGGGTTCCTTCACCAGTTCGACAAGGCCCGCATGCCCGTGTGTCGCTTCTTCCGCGACTTCGGCGAGTGCCGCGAGTCGGACTGCGCCTACAAGCACTCGTACGACGACGTCAAGGAGTGCAACAT GTATAAGATGGGATTTTGCCCCAATGGTCCTAGTTGCCGGTACAAGCATGTCAAGCTACCTGGGCCACCACCTCCTGTCGAGGAAGTTCTCCAGAAGATTTTGCAGATGCGCTCTTTCAACAAATACGGTCAGCATAGAAACAATAACTATAATCAGCAGGTGGAGAGACCTCAACATCCACAGGGTTCAGGGTTGCCTAACCAGAATTCAACAGAAAATGCTACTGCTACAACGCAACCAGCTGCTGGACAACAAGCACAAACGATGCGCCAACAGCCaccacagcagcagcagaatcCAAATACAAATGAGCAGGTCCAAGGTGTTTCAAATGGCCATCAAGCCACTAGAATCGCGACACCCCTTCCACAAGGGCCATCTAG GTACTTCATTGTTAAAAGTTGCAATCGGGAGAACCTGGAAATATCAGTTCAGCAGGGAATTTGGGCTACTCAGAGGAGTAACGAGGCTAAACTTAATGAAGCTTTTGAATCCATTGAGAATGTTATTCTAATATTCTCAATTAATAGAACTCGCCATTTCCAG GGGTGTGCAAAGATGACTTCTAGGATTGGTGGCTACATTGGAGGTGGAAATTGGAAATCTGCTCATGGAATGGCACATTACGGTCGGAACTTCTCTATACAGTGGCTTAAG ATTAGCAGAGATTGCCAGGAATTAGAACCTTTCATTGGTGAGCAGTTGGCTTCCCTGCTTTATCTGGAACCAGACAGTGAACTTACG GCTATGCTAATTGCAGCCGAGGCCaagagagaagaggaaaaggCAAAGGGAGTCAGTGTTGATGAGGCAGCTGATAATCAAGATATCATGCTGTTTGATGAcaatgaagaagaggaggaagaggaaagtgaggaagaagaagaaagtggCCAAGAATCTCAAGGAAGGGGAAGAGGAAGGGGGATGATGTGGCCACCTCAAATGCCAATGATGCGCCGCGTTGGGCCAATGATGGGAGGGCGCAGCTTCCCTCCCAACATGATGGGTGATGGCTTCGGTTTTGGCAGTGGTTTTGGCATGCCTGATCCTTTTGGTGTGCCTCGTTGTTTTCCACCATTTGGTGGCCCAAGGTTTCCCGGTGACTTCACCAGAGGAGGTCCTATGCCTGGTATGGTCTTCCCTGGCAGGCCACCGCAACCTGGAGGCCTCTTCCCTATGGGCCTTGACATGATGGGTCCTGGTCGTGGACTGCTCATGGGAGGCATGGGAATGGGCAGGCCTGGACGACCTAATCGCCCCATGGGTATGGCTCCCTTCATGCCCCCTCCACCTCCAAACAACCGTGTTGCGAAAAGGGAGCAAAGAAAGCCAGGTGGTGACAGGAGCGACAAGTATGAAACAGCGTCGGACCAGGGAAGCAGGGGTCGTGATAATACTGGAAATTCTGGAGGAGATGGATCCAGGTCTCAATCTGGGGACAGATATGGTAGAAGCGCCCTCCGGGATGATGACAGCGAgagcgaagaggaagcagctCCTAGGCGTTCAAGGAAACCATAG
- the LOC133927229 gene encoding auxin response factor 17-like, with protein sequence MRLSSSSGSVLQTQAASPEAIEEQKCLNSELWHACAGPLVSLPAVGSRVVYFPQGHSEQVAASTNKEMESQIPNYPNLPPQLICQLHNVTMHADAETDEVYAQMTLQPLNPQELKDPYLPAELGTANKQPTNYFCKTLTASDTSTHGGFSVPRRAAEKVFPPLDFTQQPPAQELIAKDLHGNEWKFRHIFRGQPKRHLLTTGWSVFVSAKRLFAGDSVLFIWNDNNQLLLGIRRANRPQTVMPSSVLSSDSMHIGLLAAAAHAASTNSRFTVFYNPRASPSEFVIPLAKYVKAVYHTRISVGMRFRMLFETEESSVRRYMGTITGISDLDAVRWPNSHWRSVKVGWDESTTGERQPRVSLWEIEPLTTFPMYPSPFPLRLKRPWPTGLPSLHGGKDDDLTSSLMWLRDTANPGFQSLNFGGLGMSPWMQPRLDASFLGLQPDMYQTMATAAFQDPTKQVSPTILQFQQPQNIVSRAAPLMSSQILQQVQPQFQQQPYLQNISESTIQGQGRSEFLKQQIQHGQSFNEQKPQLQPQQQQQDSQQQQSQCLQVPQHQQMQQHNNMTNYQSLSNALSAFSQLSSGSQSSPIALQTVLPFSQAQSFADTNMCSLSPSSASTMQNTLRPFSSEAASHLSMPRPTAMVPDPWSAKRIAVESLLPSRPQVTSQIEQLDSTPPTTIPQSSALAPLPGRGCLVDQDGNSDPQNHLLFGVSIDSQSLLMQGGIPSLQNGNDSTAIPYSTSNFLSPSQNDFPLDHALNSPGCLDDSGYAPCAENSNHVNQPPATFVKVYKSGTFGRSLDITRFSSYHELRRELGRLFGLEGQLEDPLRSGWQLVFVDREEDVLLVGDDPWQEFVNSVSCIKILSPQEVQQMGKQGLELLSSAPARRLGSICDDYVSRQESRSLSTGIASVGSVEL encoded by the exons GCTGATGCAGAAACAGATGAGGTATATGCGCAGATGACGCTGCAACCACTTAACCcg CAAGAGCTGAAGGACCCTTATTTACCTGCTGAATTAGGTACTGCCAATAAACAGCCAACAAACTATTTTTGCAAAACATTAACTGCAAGTGACACAAGTACGCATGGAGGATTCTCTGTTCCCCGTCGAGCAGCTGAGAAAGTGTTTCCTCCACTG GATTTCACCCAGCAACCTCCAGCACAGGAGCTGATTGCAAAAGATCTTCATGGCAATGAGTGGAAATTCCGCCACATCTTTCGCG GTCAACCAAAGCGGCATCTTCTAACTACTGGCTGGAGTGTCTTTGTAAGTGCAAAGAGACTCTTCGCTGGAGACTCTGTCCTATTTATCTG GAATGACAATAATCAACTTCTTCTGGGAATTCGCCGGGCAAATCGACCACAAACTGTCATGCCATCTTCAGTCTTATCTAGCGATAGCATGCACATTGGTCTTCTTGCTGCAGCTGCTCATGCTGCTTCAACAAATAGCCGGTTTACAGTTTTCTATAACCCAAG GGCAAGCCCTTCAGAGTTTGTCATACCGCTTGCGAAGTATGTAAAGGCTGTGTATCATACCCGTATATCTGTGGGGATGCGTTTCAGGATGCTTTTTGAGACAGAAGAGTCTAGCGTTAGGAG ataCATGGGGACAATTACCGGAATTAGTGATCTTGATGCTGTTCGGTGGCCAAATTCGCACTGGCGATCTGTTAAG GTTGGCTGGGATGAGTCAACCACTGGAGAGCGGCAGCCAAGGGTGTCACTATGGGAGATTGAGCCCCTGACAACTTTTCCAATGTATCCATCTCCTTTTCCGCTCAGGCTTAAGCGTCCATGGCCAACAGGCTTGCCTTCTCTGCATG GTGGGAAGGATGATGACTTGACTTCCTCTCTCATGTGGCTTCGTGATACTGCAAACCCTGGTTTTCAGTCTTTGAATTTTGGTGGACTTGGTATGAGTCCTTGGATGCAGCCAAGGCTGGATGCTTCCTTCCTTGGTCTGCAACCTGACATGTATCAGACGATGGCCACGGCTGCTTTCCAGGACCCAACGAAGCAGGTGTCACCCACAATACTGCAGTTCCAGCAGCCGCAGAACATAGTTAGTCGAGCTGCGCCACTTATGTCAAGTCAGATTTTGCAGCAAGTGCAGCCTCAGTTTCAGCAGCAGCCATACCTTCAAAACATTTCTGAGAGCACAATTCAAGGCCAGGGTCGGTCTGAGTTCCTCAAGCAGCAGATCCAACATGGCCAATCATTCAATGAGCAGAAGCCCCAGCTGCAACCCCAGCAACAACAGCAAGACTCACAGCAGCAGCAATCACAGTGTCTGCAAGTCCCTCAACATCAACAGATGCAACAACATAACAACATGACCAACTACCAGTCTTTATCTAATGCGTTGTCCGCTTTTTCTCAACTGTCGTCAGGCTCTCAGTCTTCACCTATTGCACTGCAAACAGTACTACCATTCTCACAGGCACAGAGCTTTGCAGACACGAATATGTGCTCATTATCTCCATCCAGCGCCTCCACCATGCAAAATACACTGAGGCCATTCTCATCGGAAGCAGCTTCCCACCTGAGTATGCCAAGACCCACTGCGATGGTCCCGGACCCATGGTCGGCGAAGCGAATTGCAGTGGAGTCTTTACTTCCTTCTCGGCCCCAGGTTACATCGCAGATAGAACAATTGGATTCTACACCACCTACTACTATACCTCAAAGCTCTGCATTGGCGCCACTTCCTGGAAGAGGGTGCTTGGTGGATCAAGATGGGAACTCTGATCCTCAAAATCATCTCTTGTTTGGTGTTAGTATAGACTCACAATCTCTTCTAATGCAAGGGGGCATCCCAAGCCTCCAGAACGGGAATGATTCAACTGCTATACCCTATTCCACCTCCAATTTCCTGAGCCCTTCCCAGAATGATTTCCCGTTGGATCACGCGCTAAATTCTCCGGGCTGCTTAGATGATTCAGGGTATGCACCATGTGCAGAGAATTCTAATCATGTAAATCAACCACCTGCAACCTTCGTGAAG GTTTACAAATCTGGAACCTTCGGAAGGTCACTTGATATCACTAGGTTTAGTAGCTATCATGAGCTCCGTAGGGAACTAGGGCGTTTATTTGGCCTTGAGGGCCAGTTGGAAGACCCTTTGAGATCAGGCTGGCAGCTTGTATTCGTCGACCGAGAGGAGGATGTCCTTCTTGTTGGCGACGACCCTTGGCA GGAATTCGTGAATAGTGTGTCCTGCATAAAAATACTCTCACCTCAGGAGGTGCAGCAGATGGGCAAGCAGGGCCTTGAACTTTTGAGCTCGGCTCCCGCGAGGAGGCTAGGTAGCATCTGTGACGACTACGTTAGCAGGCAGGAATCGAGAAGCCTAAGCACGGGGATCGCATCGGTCGGTTCAGTTGAGTTATGA
- the LOC133927227 gene encoding zinc finger CCCH domain-containing protein 45-like isoform X2 — protein sequence MDDGDGGLSFDFEGGLDSALAAGGPAPSSTDPGGGGAGPGLYGRGRGRGRGSYRQTVCRHWLRGLCMKGEACGFLHQFDKARMPVCRFFRDFGECRESDCAYKHSYDDVKECNMYKMGFCPNGPSCRYKHVKLPGPPPPVEEVLQKILQMRSFNKYGQHRNNNYNQQVERPQHPQGSGLPNQNSTENATATTQPAAGQQAQTMRQQPPQQQQNPNTNEQVQGVSNGHQATRIATPLPQGPSRYFIVKSCNRENLEISVQQGIWATQRSNEAKLNEAFESIENVILIFSINRTRHFQGCAKMTSRIGGYIGGGNWKSAHGMAHYGRNFSIQWLKLCELSFQKTHHLRNPYNDNLPVKISRDCQELEPFIGEQLASLLYLEPDSELTAMLIAAEAKREEEKAKGVSVDEAADNQDIMLFDDNEEEEEEESEEEEESGQESQGRGRGRGMMWPPQMPMMRRVGPMMGGRSFPPNMMGDGFGFGSGFGMPDPFGVPRCFPPFGGPRFPGDFTRGGPMPGMVFPGRPPQPGGLFPMGLDMMGPGRGLLMGGMGMGRPGRPNRPMGMAPFMPPPPPNNRVAKREQRKPGGDRSDKYETASDQGSRGRDNTGNSGGDGSRSQSGDRYGRSALRDDDSESEEEAAPRRSRKP from the exons AtggacgacggcgacggcggcctgAGCTTCGACTTCGAGGGCGGCCTCGACTCGGCCCTGGCGGCTGGGGGGCCCGCGCCGTCCTCGACTGACCCTGGCGGGGGCGGGGCCGGGCCGGGCCTGtacggccgcggccgcggccgcggccgcggtaGCTACCGTCAGACGGTATGCCGGCACTGGCTGCGGGGGCTGTGCATGAAGGGTGAGGCGTGCGGGTTCCTTCACCAGTTCGACAAGGCCCGCATGCCCGTGTGTCGCTTCTTCCGCGACTTCGGCGAGTGCCGCGAGTCGGACTGCGCCTACAAGCACTCGTACGACGACGTCAAGGAGTGCAACAT GTATAAGATGGGATTTTGCCCCAATGGTCCTAGTTGCCGGTACAAGCATGTCAAGCTACCTGGGCCACCACCTCCTGTCGAGGAAGTTCTCCAGAAGATTTTGCAGATGCGCTCTTTCAACAAATACGGTCAGCATAGAAACAATAACTATAATCAGCAGGTGGAGAGACCTCAACATCCACAGGGTTCAGGGTTGCCTAACCAGAATTCAACAGAAAATGCTACTGCTACAACGCAACCAGCTGCTGGACAACAAGCACAAACGATGCGCCAACAGCCaccacagcagcagcagaatcCAAATACAAATGAGCAGGTCCAAGGTGTTTCAAATGGCCATCAAGCCACTAGAATCGCGACACCCCTTCCACAAGGGCCATCTAG GTACTTCATTGTTAAAAGTTGCAATCGGGAGAACCTGGAAATATCAGTTCAGCAGGGAATTTGGGCTACTCAGAGGAGTAACGAGGCTAAACTTAATGAAGCTTTTGAATCCATTGAGAATGTTATTCTAATATTCTCAATTAATAGAACTCGCCATTTCCAG GGGTGTGCAAAGATGACTTCTAGGATTGGTGGCTACATTGGAGGTGGAAATTGGAAATCTGCTCATGGAATGGCACATTACGGTCGGAACTTCTCTATACAGTGGCTTAAG CTTTGTGAATTGTCATTTCAGAAAACTCATCATCTGCGCAATCCATACAATGATAATCTCCCTGTTAAG ATTAGCAGAGATTGCCAGGAATTAGAACCTTTCATTGGTGAGCAGTTGGCTTCCCTGCTTTATCTGGAACCAGACAGTGAACTTACG GCTATGCTAATTGCAGCCGAGGCCaagagagaagaggaaaaggCAAAGGGAGTCAGTGTTGATGAGGCAGCTGATAATCAAGATATCATGCTGTTTGATGAcaatgaagaagaggaggaagaggaaagtgaggaagaagaagaaagtggCCAAGAATCTCAAGGAAGGGGAAGAGGAAGGGGGATGATGTGGCCACCTCAAATGCCAATGATGCGCCGCGTTGGGCCAATGATGGGAGGGCGCAGCTTCCCTCCCAACATGATGGGTGATGGCTTCGGTTTTGGCAGTGGTTTTGGCATGCCTGATCCTTTTGGTGTGCCTCGTTGTTTTCCACCATTTGGTGGCCCAAGGTTTCCCGGTGACTTCACCAGAGGAGGTCCTATGCCTGGTATGGTCTTCCCTGGCAGGCCACCGCAACCTGGAGGCCTCTTCCCTATGGGCCTTGACATGATGGGTCCTGGTCGTGGACTGCTCATGGGAGGCATGGGAATGGGCAGGCCTGGACGACCTAATCGCCCCATGGGTATGGCTCCCTTCATGCCCCCTCCACCTCCAAACAACCGTGTTGCGAAAAGGGAGCAAAGAAAGCCAGGTGGTGACAGGAGCGACAAGTATGAAACAGCGTCGGACCAGGGAAGCAGGGGTCGTGATAATACTGGAAATTCTGGAGGAGATGGATCCAGGTCTCAATCTGGGGACAGATATGGTAGAAGCGCCCTCCGGGATGATGACAGCGAgagcgaagaggaagcagctCCTAGGCGTTCAAGGAAACCATAG
- the LOC133927227 gene encoding zinc finger CCCH domain-containing protein 45-like isoform X4: protein MGFCPNGPSCRYKHVKLPGPPPPVEEVLQKILQMRSFNKYGQHRNNNYNQQVERPQHPQGSGLPNQNSTENATATTQPAAGQQAQTMRQQPPQQQQNPNTNEQVQGVSNGHQATRIATPLPQGPSRYFIVKSCNRENLEISVQQGIWATQRSNEAKLNEAFESIENVILIFSINRTRHFQGCAKMTSRIGGYIGGGNWKSAHGMAHYGRNFSIQWLKILLVWLNQIVNHSFVNCHFRKLIICAIHTMIISLLRLVQISRDCQELEPFIGEQLASLLYLEPDSELTAMLIAAEAKREEEKAKGVSVDEAADNQDIMLFDDNEEEEEEESEEEEESGQESQGRGRGRGMMWPPQMPMMRRVGPMMGGRSFPPNMMGDGFGFGSGFGMPDPFGVPRCFPPFGGPRFPGDFTRGGPMPGMVFPGRPPQPGGLFPMGLDMMGPGRGLLMGGMGMGRPGRPNRPMGMAPFMPPPPPNNRVAKREQRKPGGDRSDKYETASDQGSRGRDNTGNSGGDGSRSQSGDRYGRSALRDDDSESEEEAAPRRSRKP from the exons ATGGGATTTTGCCCCAATGGTCCTAGTTGCCGGTACAAGCATGTCAAGCTACCTGGGCCACCACCTCCTGTCGAGGAAGTTCTCCAGAAGATTTTGCAGATGCGCTCTTTCAACAAATACGGTCAGCATAGAAACAATAACTATAATCAGCAGGTGGAGAGACCTCAACATCCACAGGGTTCAGGGTTGCCTAACCAGAATTCAACAGAAAATGCTACTGCTACAACGCAACCAGCTGCTGGACAACAAGCACAAACGATGCGCCAACAGCCaccacagcagcagcagaatcCAAATACAAATGAGCAGGTCCAAGGTGTTTCAAATGGCCATCAAGCCACTAGAATCGCGACACCCCTTCCACAAGGGCCATCTAG GTACTTCATTGTTAAAAGTTGCAATCGGGAGAACCTGGAAATATCAGTTCAGCAGGGAATTTGGGCTACTCAGAGGAGTAACGAGGCTAAACTTAATGAAGCTTTTGAATCCATTGAGAATGTTATTCTAATATTCTCAATTAATAGAACTCGCCATTTCCAG GGGTGTGCAAAGATGACTTCTAGGATTGGTGGCTACATTGGAGGTGGAAATTGGAAATCTGCTCATGGAATGGCACATTACGGTCGGAACTTCTCTATACAGTGGCTTAAG atTTTGCTAGTATGGTTAAACCAAATTGTGAATCACAG CTTTGTGAATTGTCATTTCAGAAAACTCATCATCTGCGCAATCCATACAATGATAATCTCCCTGTTAAGGTTGG TGCAGATTAGCAGAGATTGCCAGGAATTAGAACCTTTCATTGGTGAGCAGTTGGCTTCCCTGCTTTATCTGGAACCAGACAGTGAACTTACG GCTATGCTAATTGCAGCCGAGGCCaagagagaagaggaaaaggCAAAGGGAGTCAGTGTTGATGAGGCAGCTGATAATCAAGATATCATGCTGTTTGATGAcaatgaagaagaggaggaagaggaaagtgaggaagaagaagaaagtggCCAAGAATCTCAAGGAAGGGGAAGAGGAAGGGGGATGATGTGGCCACCTCAAATGCCAATGATGCGCCGCGTTGGGCCAATGATGGGAGGGCGCAGCTTCCCTCCCAACATGATGGGTGATGGCTTCGGTTTTGGCAGTGGTTTTGGCATGCCTGATCCTTTTGGTGTGCCTCGTTGTTTTCCACCATTTGGTGGCCCAAGGTTTCCCGGTGACTTCACCAGAGGAGGTCCTATGCCTGGTATGGTCTTCCCTGGCAGGCCACCGCAACCTGGAGGCCTCTTCCCTATGGGCCTTGACATGATGGGTCCTGGTCGTGGACTGCTCATGGGAGGCATGGGAATGGGCAGGCCTGGACGACCTAATCGCCCCATGGGTATGGCTCCCTTCATGCCCCCTCCACCTCCAAACAACCGTGTTGCGAAAAGGGAGCAAAGAAAGCCAGGTGGTGACAGGAGCGACAAGTATGAAACAGCGTCGGACCAGGGAAGCAGGGGTCGTGATAATACTGGAAATTCTGGAGGAGATGGATCCAGGTCTCAATCTGGGGACAGATATGGTAGAAGCGCCCTCCGGGATGATGACAGCGAgagcgaagaggaagcagctCCTAGGCGTTCAAGGAAACCATAG